The Canis lupus familiaris isolate Mischka breed German Shepherd unplaced genomic scaffold, alternate assembly UU_Cfam_GSD_1.0 chrUn_S1924H2123, whole genome shotgun sequence genome segment GTTTGGGGGTGCCTTGggaactcagttggttaagcatccaactcttgattccagctcagatcatcatctcggagtcatgggatcaagccctgagtcaggctccacactcagtggggagcctgcttgagattctccccctccctctacctctctccccactcatgggcacactctcttctctctcagatacataaagaagataaaatgtgtCAGTTTAGtggtatttattgaataaagttAATAATAGGTATCTCTTGACAATAAGAGCTCCAGgagcttaaaaaaataccataaaatttctGTCCCATTTCCTTATTAGCACAAACCAGTATAACTTTTACTTAATGAGTATTATTCAGTTAACTCAGAATTtcaccaaattaaaaacaaaaattttattggaaatctgaaactcaagaaaagaaagataatataaCTAACCTTGAACAAGTGAGTTTCAATGCTGCTAACTGAAGTCTGCGGCCTTGAGGTAGGAATCATTACATTTTCTCTTGGAGTAACATTTCTATCCAGCAGTAAACTACTAGTCAAATTTCCAACAGAAGGCCCTTCCAAGACTGGTCCCATAGTAAGAGTGCTGTGGAAAGGTCTGTTCTGCTGTCTCTCCACCAGATATTTGGTACTGATATCTGCCAGCCTCTCATTAGTCCTGTGAAGATTACACAACACAAGtgcttagtattttatttctaccCAAATCATTCCTGCATGAcctgcatttttttaagtttccataaTAGCAAACAGAATGTGCCAGTAAACAGTGTTTTAACACTGAAAATGTGACAGAGCAGagctactatatatatttataggtttaaaattattccaaaggaGTATATATGATTCCAGGGATAACTAACTAACAAGAAATTCAAAttaggggagggaaagaaatggcTGACAGTGATGCACATGGATTGACAGGTAATACTTGCTACCTTCTGGAATGGCTGTAATTACAAGATTCTGGAGAATGCCGTTACACATATTTGTATTTAGTAAACCAGttcagaacataaaaataaaccatcCCTCAAAGACATTTTCAAGGATGTGCTTTCACCACTCTTGTACATTTTTCTCATTGCCTCAGAGAAATTGAGGGTTTCGCACCAAGGAATACCTCAGACCAACAACCTCTAGGGGCCAGGTAGATGGCAGAGCAGTGATCAGAAGGACCGAAACAGCTCCAGAGGCAATTAGCTGATAACACACTTACCAAGGCCCTGGAAGTAGAATCTGCCCTTTTTGTCTTCCACACACCCCCTCATGCCCACCATGATGCTATTTTTAGCCACGTTGGGATTTATACTGCCTTTCACCCCAGTGTGAATCTTTCTCTGTTTCACATGTATACTTTTATATAAAGCAGAAAACCTACAAAGGTTTCCCCCACCCTCAGGCTCTCTAGTAATAATACCAAAGACACAATCAAGAAAGTTAATTTACCAACCTGCCAGGATGTATAGTACTGGCACTTGATCTTTTGGGTTAAAGGTGTAATCTTCCAAAAATGAActcattaatatttctatttaggGTAATTCTGACAaaaaattttatagtaatatGCTGTctaaatacccactatttgcttcaacgtggatggaactggagggtattatgctgagtgaaataaatcaatcggaaaaggacaaacattatatggtctcattcatttagggaatataaaaattagtgaaagggaataaagggaaaggagagaaactgagtgaaaatatcagtgacatTGACAAAACACGagacacacctaactctgggaaacaaacaagggatggtggaaagggaggtgggcagggggttggggtgactgggtgatgggtactgagggggacacttgggcgggatgagcactggttgttatgcaatatgttggcaaattgttatgcaacatgttggcaaattgaactccaaaaaaaataaaaaaactaaaaaaacttttaagtagGGTTGTAGAGATGCAGTATGTGAATCTGCTTTTTCCACTATAAATTTTATGAAGTTTAAATATAGACACGTATTCCCAATGAAAATTTAGTGTTCTAATTGAAATATACCATAATTGTAAAATACATGCTAGATTTTTAAGACTtcgaatgaaaaaaatatgaaatatctcagtaataattttatattgatcacaagttgaaaggatattttttgatgtattgtgttaaataaaatatatcaactttaaaaaaataatatgctgtctaaattataaagttttaaacAATTAGTTTGTAAAGACAACAAGATAGAGTAACTGAAAATATTAACgggaaaaagtaaaatcatataccccccccacacacacaaaaaaaaaaaaaaagaggagagaggcaaACTATCCTGGATGAACATAAAATGGTAAGTTTATTTACAAAcgttattttccaaaattatactATCCAGTTGGCTTTCACTTCCTACTAATCTCATGAACCCATCTCCATAAAAATTATGCTTTAGAGGCAAATCAATAAGCTAAATCTATTTTCATTGATTCTGTTTTAACTTACTTGCTCAGTTTTTTTGTCAATGACATTCGCATTTCTGATTCTTCTAGGTAGAGTTGCCTGTACTTTTCCAATTCTATTTTAAGTTCCTGAGAATTTCTTATTTGGGATTGAAGTTCAGATTCCAGCTCTTTAATTCTGAGTGCCACTTGACTGCTTATTGAAGCATCATGACTTGCTCTTAACTGCTCTAAGTTTTCTTGAGATGCTGCTTGTCTCtaaagcaaattaaaagcacagttttaaaacagctaaaacttgaataattatagtatatttctttccttcagttGGGAGTCAATGATTCAGAGAgcaattttaaatgtgtaaaaaaagCTGAAGTGTAAAATATTTATCACCAATGTCACCTGAATTAAAtctgaatgataaaaataaagtttaatcaTTCTTATATTAGTACTCATGCAATCTGATACTTCAAAGAACAAgagaatcaattaaaaattttaaaaagtgcataatACAACTTGAGAATAACCCgtttcttgatttctgctcagagtATGTTCTCAGTCAGAGGTCCTGAGGCCAAGCCCTGTGTCACACCCAGTATGGAGTCTACCCAGGAttcattctgtctctctgtctctccccctctgccaaTCCCCCTGCtcatcttcaataaataaataaggaaataaataaataaatgaaatcttcaaaaaggaagaataaccTAGGAAtggaacatggagcccaatgcagggcttgatttcacaaacctgagaccaagacctgagctgagatcaagagtctgctgcttaaccaactgagccacccagatactccatggtaaaagttttatttttttaaatttatttaattttaaagattttattttatttattcatgagagccagagagagagagagagagagagagagagagagagaggcagagacacgggcagagaagaaggaggctccacgctgggagcctgatgtgggactcggtcccgggactccaggatcacgccctgggtcaaatgcaggtgctaaaaccactgggccacccaggaatccccatggtaaaagttttattttattttattttttccccatggtaaaagttttaaatcacaattttttcttttcctcttaatcGTCttgtttcaggggatccctgggtggcttagcggtttaccacctgcctgcggcccagggtgtgaacctggcatggagcctgcttctccctctgcctgtgtctctgcttctctcttcctctctctatgtatctcctgaacacataaataaaatctcaaaaaaaatagtCTTGTTTCATACATActggtcataaaaataaaatgattctctCCTGAGAATCATTCTGAAAGATCAATTTAGTGAGAATAATGATGAAAACTGAAATCTTTACAGGGAGGAACGAATGCCTCCAGAAATATACCAAACAGATTGCTgtaaaggaagcagaggaaacatACACAATGCATATAACCAAAGTGTAATttgtaatgaaataaatgaaagcatatcaCAGATCAATAAACTAATCTGTAAAACTAGATTGacttcttttaatctttcttctACAATCAATCTTGCTCTCTGGTCAATCTCCCATTTATAATACTTTTCTACTTGAATGCCTTGTACCACATTGACTTCTGCGTGACTTCTGAGGTTTACTActttttcttccaagttctttttaatctgttttagTTTTTCACATTCCCTCTCTGTTGCTTTCGTAGATAATAACTCCTGTAGAAGAACTTGATTTTTTGCATCCAGGTCTATACATTTTGAAGATGCAGTTTCAAATATTGCTCTAAGATCACCAATCTCCATGAATAGAACAATACAGTTtggaaatggaatgaaattagcTTAACTCAAAACTataaccaacattttaaaaaacattttatgtttaagtctCTGTACTGAACCGTAGGCTCGAATTCATAAcgtcaagatcaagagtcatatgctctactactgagtcagccaggtgctcccattttaaaataaattcatttgcaataaaatataatctatattgTAGTAGAGTCTTAGAATGTGGAACCCTGAAGCACTTAGAAAATTAAGAACAAGTTAAAACCACTAGGAGTTACTAAAAAAGATCTCTGCTATCATTGTCTTTGCCACACAACATTTGTACTtcattttatgctttatttttctatgactGCTTCAGATCTTTCCTCCATAAAATAACTGTAAGTCACCTCTTAGTATAAAGTCTCTTATAtaggcaaattgaattcaaataaaattttaaaaaagaaaagaaagtctctggccccttcccccatcctaacacagcataatttttaaaaattatttattcatgagacacatagagagagacagagatataggcagagggacaagctccacagggagcccgatgaaggactcgatcccaaggccctaggatcatgccctgaaccaaagacagatacacaaaccactgagccactcgagTGTCCCAATGAATActcccattaatttttaaaaagttttagtaaTATCATATTGACTTATGTAGGTCTGAACCAATAAATGCTTCCTAAGAGAAGACTTTGAAAATAAGACTCTAATTATTGAATCTATAAATACTGATTCTAAGCCACAAGCCTTTTTCTGAATTACAAATGATTTACATTAATTTGAATTGCATTCCCAGGAGAAATGATTCTCAGGATTAAGAAACCACACCTCTCAGTATAAAAATTTAGGGAGATGAAACATATACTTtcggacaaaaaaaaaaaaaaaaccacctaatTGAAtggtattctcttataatcctctGTTACTCCCACAAAACAAGGGAACATACTAAGCACCAAAAACCACCACTGAAAAACCTGACAGGGTTTCAGTGATTCTGAGTTGGGAAGAACTTCTTTCTTCTGGATATGACTGATAAGACAGGGGTAAGTGGATGTGgtggttttataaatttttttgacACTTCTCCCATGATAATCCCACCCCTTAAAATGTGCTGACCTTAGTAACTGGTTTCCAGTGAATAGAATTCGGCAGAActgctgtgtgatttttttaaggctaggttaaaaaatgtgatatagcTTCCATTGACATTCTTCTTCTAGGGAAACTAACCCTTAGAATCTAGCTGCTGTGGGAAGCCCAGGCCACCTGGTGTGTCTTCATGTAGACATTTCAGCTGAGACTGACCCAGCTAACGTCCTTGCCAAAAGCCAGCCTCAACAGCTAAACATTTGCATGAACGTGATTTTAGATGATTCTAGTCCCCAGCTTCCAGTCATCTCAGCTGACaccaaatgaagaagaaatgagttGGCCTTACTCGGCTTTGCCTAAACTAAACACTTGTGAACCAAATAAATGCTGTTTTGAGCAACTAGGTTTTCAGGTGGTTTATGATGCCACAATAAATAACTGGCACAGAAACTGATATTAAACATGGGGTGctgacattaaaatatttaaacctgAACCTCCTTTGAACCGAGAGGTAGGTAGAAACTGAAAGGATGTAGGGAAGAGtaagaatgaaaaccaaaaggGCTTCCAACAGACTGTTAATGGAAACCTGATGGCCCTTGAAGAGGCTGACAGTAAAGGTTCCAGGACAAGTGAAGAAAATGACACTAGAGGAAAAGGAACTTCGCGCCACAAACCACTTGAAAGTAAAACGGGACACAAAAGATAAACTAAACAAGGTCTATGCAGTATGAAAGACCCAGACAAACTGGGTGCAAATATTTTGTCCACATTTATAGCCTTTCCATATGCTGAAATGtcaaataatgctaaaataaagAATTGCATCCTGGGTCAAGAGCAAATCCAGGAAAACATGGCCTATGGATGAAGCCAAGATTATAAAAACTTTTGTTAAGACCTCAGAAGGATTTCAGGTATGCCTCAAATTTCTTTAAGGATCTTAAGAGTATGAGCTTCACAGGAGAGCCCAGTTGAAAAGTTTATCTCAAAAAGATCTGCGAGACTGGCTTTTCTACTGACATAAAATCAATCCATTGATTCTCACAGAAAAACTCAAGAAGTTAAGAAAATTATAGCATCAAAACCACTGTTTGCGAGCTTGGACTAAAAGAGACCTAGATAGCACGGACTGAAAATAGGCCTTTGGGTCTTAGAAGTCCCCACAGGGAGGCAGCAGGCTGAAAACACAACTGCAAACACAGGTCATTGGACAGAACCAAGAGCTCAGAGAGGATAGACAGCAAAGAGCCATGGAGAAAAATTTCCATGGTTTCAGACTAAGTCTGACTGAAAAATGGACAGCATGCATCAGGCTGCATTTCAAACCTGCTATGGTCTAGTGTGACTTCCATCTTCTTTCTGAATGGAAGAGTCTTTAGCAAGTAACCAGAATGTTGTGTTTTCAATAGTAGAGAACTGTTCTCTTTAATTCTCAAGTCTTCATTCCTATTGAGAGAACCTGCACTCCAGGGACTAAAATTTAGACAACATAACCCTGGCACCTTATCCCCGCTGCACCTGATTAAGATGGCAAGATCTTGGACTCCATCCTGAACCCGATGCCATGATAACTGAGATTTGTCGGAGGTACTGGGAGGAGGTGAGTGCATTTTTCATGTGAAAGGAATATAGAACACTGTGGCCAGTGGGTAAATTACACTAAAAATTGCGTTCTTCATGTGTTCATAGGTGTTCCAGTATTccattaaaactaaacaaaacaaaaagaccgTGGGCTAACCTTAGTGACTTGCTACTAACGAACAGAATATGGTCAATGTGATGTTGTGTGTATTCCAAGGCTAGGCTACGAAAGGCAACACAGCTTCTGCCCTGTTCTGTATCTCAGCCTGCTTACTCGGAATTTAGCCCCTCCTCTTGTGAGGAGGCTCAGGCCACAAAGAGAGTCCAGGTGTGCCAGTGTAAGCATTTTGGCTGCCTGCCCTAACTATAAATCTAGGCAACAGCCAGCATCAACAACACCAGACATGaactttttctcttggtttttcccCATTTAGGAGGACATTATCTgtgcattttttcatatattccctttattatgttgaggtatgttccctcttaAACCTACTTTgtggagggtttttatcatgcATGGATATTGTACTTCATCAAACGCTTTTCCTACATCTATGGAAATGATGacgattcttctttcttttattaatatggtgcatcacactgattgatttgcagatactgAATCACCCGtgtaacccaggaataaatcccatttgatcatggcggtgattttcttaatgtattgttagattcagtttgctactattttgttaaggatttttgcactAGAaaattggcctgtaattctctttgtggtgtctttatctggtcttggtgtcagggtaatgctggcctcatcaaatgaatttggaagttttccttcctcttctgtttttttgggACGGTTTGAGAAGAACGCATACTAACtctttctttaaatgcttggtagaattggactctgaagccatctggtcctggacttgtgTTTGTTCCAAGTTTTTGGATGAGTGATTCAATTTCTTGGCTGGTTAGCATTCTGTTCtactttcttcctgcttcagttttggcaatttatatgtttctcggaacttatccatttcttctaggttgtccaatttgttgacatatatttttcataatattctcttataattgtttggaTTTCTGCAGTGTTGGTTATTCTCCTCTGTcatgtgtgattttatttgggtcctttcccttttctttttgagaactATGGCTAGAgccttatcaattttattaaatttttcaaagaaccagctactgttgatctgttctatttttatttgtgtttagtttctttatcatttatttccactctaatgtttttttaaagatttatttattggggcgggggggaggggcaaaggaaaagggagagagagaatccaccaGTAGACTGAGGTTGGAGGCTGAAGCAggcttcaatcccaggaccctgagaacgtgaccttagccaaaatcaaagagttggtcagttaaccaactcagccacccaggacccccatttttcctctaatttttattatctccatccttctgctggctttaggtttcatttgttgttctttttctagcttctttaggtgtaaggttagtttgtgttgagattttttttttttttttttttgcttcttgaggtaggcctgtattgctatatatacttccctcttagaatcaGTTTGGCTGCATCTGAAAggttttggggggatccctgggtggcgcagcgatttggtgcctgcctttggcccagggcgtgatcctggagacccgggatcgagtcccgcatcgggctcccggcatggagcctgcttctccctcctcctctgtctctctctctatcataaatgaataaataaatattaaaaaaaacattaaaaaaaggttttggacaattgtgttttcattttcatttgtttccatgtcttttgaaatttcttcatttatttcccgGTTGGCCCACACATTGATAGTACGATGTTATTtcacctccatgtatttgtggtcttttcagACGGTTTTTTGTAGTccacttctagtttcatagtattgtggtcagGAAAGGTGCATGGTAggacttcaatctttttgtacttccTAAGgcctgttttgtggcctaatgtaTGATCTAGTCTAGAGAATATTCCAGATCTGtattctaatttcatttattgcactcttcatctcagattctttttaaactcttctaTCTCTGTtgtaagggtctcactgatgtcttccattCTTTACTCAAGTCCACTGAACATCCTTATGGTCACTGCTTTAAATCCTCCATCAGGCAcgttatttctctctctctcac includes the following:
- the LOC119878798 gene encoding ankyrin repeat domain-containing protein 26-like isoform X2 gives rise to the protein MELKQPLQFRLDQEVKKNEELEKENTGLKNHLINMLRRILSKYENGELPFYGDLKTSQTEMEIQINMLRQKRQAASQENLEQLRASHDASISSQVALRIKELESELQSQIRNSQELKIELEKYRQLYLEESEMRMSLTKKLSKTNERLADISTKYLVERQQNRPFHSTLTMGPVLEGPSVGNLTSSLLLDRNVTPRENVMIPTSRPQTSVSSIETHLFKALPHTVVNGGNKCLMPIPRR
- the LOC119878798 gene encoding ankyrin repeat domain-containing protein 26-like isoform X1 → MELKQPLQFRLDQEVKKNEELEKENTGLKNHLINMLRRILSKYENGELPFYGDLKTSQTEMEIQINMLRQKRQAASQENLEQLRASHDASISSQVALRIKELESELQSQIRNSQELKIELEKYRQLYLEESEMRMSLTKKLSKTNERLADISTKYLVERQQNRPFHSTLTMGPVLEGPSVGNLTSSLLLDRNVTPRENVMIPTSRPQTSVSSIETHLFKWLHKPALPPTVEKDSPFSTSSPTSAIS
- the LOC119878798 gene encoding ankyrin repeat domain-containing protein 26-like isoform X3, producing MELKQPLQFRLDQEVKKNEELEKENTGLKNHLINMLRRILSKYENGELPFYGDLKTSQTEMEIQINMLRQKRQAASQENLEQLRASHDASISSQVALRIKELESELQSQIRNSQELKIELEKYRQLYLEESEMRMSLTKKLSKTNERLADISTKYLVERQQNRPFHSTLTMGPVLEGPSVGNLTSSLLLDRNVTPRENVMIPTSRPQTSVSSIETHLFKMQQMLEDSILRELKEVAHD
- the LOC119878798 gene encoding ankyrin repeat domain-containing protein 26-like isoform X4, coding for MELKQPLQFRLDQEVKKNEELEKENTGLKNHLINMLRRILSKYENGELPFYGDLKTSQTEMEIQINMLRQKRQAASQENLEQLRASHDASISSQVALRIKELESELQSQIRNSQELKIELEKYRQLYLEESEMRMSLTKKLSKTNERLADISTKYLVERQQNRPFHSTLTMGPVLEGPSVGNLTSSLLLDRNVTPRENVMIPTSRPQTSVSSIETHLFKLLMIENQDSVDLLL